In Sphingobacterium zeae, one genomic interval encodes:
- a CDS encoding adenylyltransferase/cytidyltransferase family protein: MMIGIIFGVFDMLHVGHIVALQEAKSQCDYLIVGLKTDSKAQENDTHDAAQTMVERFIKLEGCHFVDEIIPYESDDDITDMLQSLPIHKYFIGEEYKALDFSGRDYCVSEGIEIHYTKNKNRFSSQSLRKIVSEKEIEKAEKNFNTNLKCHTANHTTITSS, from the coding sequence ATGATGATAGGTATTATATTTGGGGTATTCGACATGTTGCATGTAGGCCATATTGTTGCTCTTCAGGAAGCTAAGAGTCAATGCGATTATCTTATTGTAGGTCTTAAGACAGACTCAAAAGCACAAGAGAATGATACTCATGATGCTGCACAAACTATGGTTGAGAGGTTTATAAAATTAGAAGGCTGCCACTTTGTTGACGAAATTATTCCATATGAGTCTGATGATGATATTACTGATATGCTTCAGTCCCTTCCTATACATAAATACTTTATAGGCGAAGAGTATAAGGCTTTAGATTTTTCAGGGAGAGATTATTGTGTTTCAGAAGGAATTGAAATTCATTACACCAAAAACAAAAATAGGTTTTCAAGCCAATCACTCCGAAAAATTGTAAGTGAAAAAGAGATAGAAAAGGCAGAAAAAAATTTTAACACAAATTTAAAATGTCATACTGCTAATCACACAACTATAACTTCTTCTTGA
- the glgX gene encoding glycogen debranching protein GlgX: METKIYTGNPYPLGATYDGEGVNFALCSEHAESVELYLYDSSDEREIAKFKITEKTHQVWHIYISGIKPGQLYGYRVHGPYDPSNGHRFNPNKLLIDPYAKAISGTVKWNDALFAYTIGDDDLSMDSTDSAPFIPKAVVTNDKFDWGSDKPPHIPMHKSVIYETHVKGFTAMHPDIPEEIRGTYAAMGHPVAINYLKELGVTAVELLPIHHFLTDRHLKDKGLSNYWGYNSIGFFAPDVRYSASGSHGEQVSEFKEMVKALHEAGIEVILDVVYNHTGEGNEMGPTLSFRGIDNASYYRLADDPRYYMDFTGTGNTLNTRQPNVLRMIMDSLRYWVQEMHVDGFRFDLASALARELHEVDKLSSFFDVIHQDPIISQVKLIAEPWDIGEGGYQVGEFPPGWAEWNGKYRDCIRDYWIGADSMIAEFANRLTGSSDLYRGDNRTPSASVNFITAHDGFTLQDLVSYNEKHNEANGEDNQDGESHNRSWNCGFEGPTDDPAINSLREKQKRNMLTTLFLSQGVPMLVAGDEFGRTQQGNNNAYCQDNEISWLDWTKMDESQLDFTRKLIRLRREHPVFCRRKWFQGLPIRGTAVEDIVWFLPDASEMDDHHWQEDHARSLAVYLNGQGIRSVDNDGKKIVDASFYLLFNAYWEDVSYQLPNENYGAGWIKILDTNNDTIENFGEFAAGDTVLVPSRSILLFQSQ, encoded by the coding sequence ATGGAAACAAAAATTTATACCGGAAATCCTTACCCTTTAGGAGCAACCTACGATGGGGAAGGAGTGAACTTTGCACTCTGCTCCGAACACGCTGAGTCTGTTGAACTTTATCTCTATGATAGTTCAGATGAGCGAGAAATCGCTAAATTTAAAATTACGGAGAAAACACATCAAGTGTGGCATATCTATATTTCTGGAATAAAACCTGGACAACTTTACGGTTATCGCGTACATGGTCCTTATGACCCATCAAACGGACATCGCTTCAACCCAAATAAATTATTGATCGATCCATATGCAAAAGCAATTTCAGGAACTGTTAAATGGAATGATGCTTTATTTGCCTACACAATAGGAGATGATGATTTAAGCATGGATTCAACTGATAGTGCTCCCTTTATTCCTAAAGCTGTTGTTACAAACGATAAATTTGACTGGGGTAGCGATAAGCCACCCCACATTCCTATGCATAAGAGTGTGATTTATGAAACACACGTTAAAGGCTTTACAGCGATGCACCCCGATATTCCGGAAGAAATAAGGGGAACTTATGCCGCAATGGGCCATCCCGTTGCAATAAATTACCTGAAAGAATTGGGTGTTACAGCGGTAGAATTATTACCAATACATCATTTTTTGACTGACCGTCATCTAAAGGATAAGGGGCTCAGCAACTATTGGGGTTATAACAGCATCGGTTTTTTTGCACCAGATGTGCGCTATTCAGCTTCAGGCTCCCATGGAGAGCAGGTTTCCGAATTCAAAGAGATGGTTAAAGCGCTCCATGAGGCAGGGATAGAAGTTATTTTGGATGTTGTTTACAATCATACTGGAGAAGGTAACGAAATGGGACCAACACTCTCTTTTAGAGGTATTGACAATGCATCTTATTATCGGTTAGCTGACGACCCTCGTTATTATATGGACTTTACCGGAACCGGCAATACACTAAATACGCGCCAACCAAACGTATTAAGGATGATTATGGATAGTCTACGTTATTGGGTTCAAGAAATGCATGTCGATGGATTTCGATTCGACCTGGCTTCAGCATTGGCGCGTGAACTGCACGAAGTCGACAAATTGAGCTCTTTTTTCGATGTGATCCATCAAGATCCAATCATCTCGCAGGTTAAACTCATTGCCGAACCATGGGATATCGGAGAAGGGGGATATCAAGTTGGCGAGTTCCCCCCCGGCTGGGCCGAATGGAATGGAAAGTATCGCGACTGTATCCGTGATTACTGGATTGGAGCAGACAGCATGATTGCCGAATTCGCCAACCGACTTACCGGTTCTTCTGATTTATACCGTGGCGACAACCGTACCCCTTCGGCCAGCGTCAATTTTATTACGGCACATGATGGATTTACGCTTCAAGATCTCGTATCCTATAATGAAAAGCACAATGAGGCAAATGGTGAGGACAATCAGGATGGAGAGAGCCATAACCGTTCTTGGAACTGTGGTTTCGAAGGACCGACAGATGATCCCGCGATTAATAGCTTGCGGGAGAAACAGAAACGAAATATGCTGACAACATTGTTTCTTTCTCAGGGGGTGCCCATGCTTGTGGCTGGTGATGAATTTGGCAGAACGCAGCAGGGAAACAACAATGCATATTGTCAGGACAATGAAATTTCTTGGTTGGATTGGACTAAAATGGATGAAAGTCAATTGGATTTCACCAGGAAATTAATCCGTCTTCGTCGCGAACATCCTGTATTCTGTCGCCGAAAATGGTTTCAAGGATTGCCTATTCGCGGTACGGCTGTTGAGGATATTGTATGGTTTTTACCTGATGCATCCGAGATGGACGACCATCATTGGCAGGAAGATCATGCTCGTTCACTTGCTGTATATTTAAATGGTCAAGGAATTAGATCAGTTGATAACGACGGAAAGAAAATCGTGGATGCAAGCTTTTACCTGTTATTTAATGCGTATTGGGAAGATGTGTCATATCAACTTCCAAATGAAAATTATGGAGCTGGATGGATTAAGATCTTAGATACGAATAATGATACGATAGAAAATTTTGGAGAGTTTGCTGCGGGGGATACCGTCTTGGTTCCATCACGTTCCATACTGTTATTTCAATCCCAATAA
- a CDS encoding NUDIX domain-containing protein gives MARKLNYSAGLLLYKVIEKQIYFFLVHPGGPYFAKKDDGHWTIPKGEIGITEDALAAAKREFMEETGYLPDGKFRELSAIQQKGGKKVLCWAIEGDMDPHKLISNTFALEWPPRSGKIQIYPEVDRGAWFTFTEATKKINERQIDLLEQVITNVI, from the coding sequence ATGGCTAGAAAACTCAATTATAGTGCGGGACTATTATTGTATAAAGTTATTGAAAAACAAATTTATTTTTTCTTAGTACACCCTGGAGGACCATATTTCGCCAAGAAAGATGACGGTCATTGGACTATTCCGAAAGGGGAGATCGGTATTACCGAAGATGCGCTCGCTGCCGCTAAAAGAGAGTTTATGGAGGAAACAGGGTATCTACCTGATGGAAAATTTCGGGAATTGTCTGCTATTCAACAGAAAGGAGGAAAAAAAGTATTGTGTTGGGCAATTGAGGGAGATATGGATCCGCATAAACTCATCAGCAATACCTTTGCATTGGAATGGCCTCCTAGATCAGGAAAGATACAAATTTATCCTGAAGTCGATCGTGGCGCCTGGTTTACATTTACAGAGGCCACCAAAAAGATAAATGAGCGCCAGATCGACTTATTAGAGCAAGTTATTACCAACGTAATTTAA
- a CDS encoding adenylyltransferase/cytidyltransferase family protein — MKKIGITFSAFDLLHAGHIKMLEDAREQCDFLICGLQTDPTLDRPEKNKPTQSVFERYMQLKACKHVDMIIPYATEQDLEDVLRSFKVHVRILGDEYMDKAFTGRKYCEEKGIQLYFNRRENRFSSSSLRKIIASKEKNNKGAVVSINEAASYALKRINA, encoded by the coding sequence ATGAAAAAAATAGGAATTACGTTTTCTGCTTTTGATTTGCTTCATGCAGGTCACATTAAGATGCTCGAAGATGCCAGAGAACAATGCGACTTTTTGATCTGCGGATTACAGACAGATCCTACGCTCGATCGCCCAGAAAAGAATAAGCCGACCCAATCTGTCTTTGAACGCTACATGCAGTTGAAAGCGTGCAAGCACGTTGATATGATTATACCATATGCTACCGAACAGGACTTGGAAGATGTATTACGATCGTTCAAGGTTCATGTTCGCATTTTGGGAGATGAATATATGGATAAAGCATTTACCGGCAGAAAGTATTGCGAGGAAAAAGGCATACAACTCTATTTCAACAGAAGGGAAAATAGATTTTCGAGTTCGTCTTTACGGAAAATTATTGCATCCAAAGAAAAAAACAACAAAGGTGCTGTAGTGAGTATAAACGAAGCAGCAAGTTATGCTTTGAAGCGGATAAATGCATAA
- the treZ gene encoding malto-oligosyltrehalose trehalohydrolase yields MSKTEIKHVGVRFEGESCQISVWAPKAKIVICRLHDKTLEIPLKPQKYGYWYAESTLIAPGDRYKIDVDGKEFPDPASLSQPEGVHGPSAVMDLRFNWTDQDYQPPKNSEFVIYEIHVGTFTSSHDFDGVIRKIPHLKDLGITAIEIMPIAQFPGGRNWGYDGVFPFAVQHSYGGASEFQRLVNAFHAANIAVILDVVYNHIGPEGNYFSNYGPYFTDKYHTPWGDALNYDDRFCHGQRDFVVNNVRMWFEDFHIDALRLDAVHAIKDFGAIHILQEIRKETDQIISKSGKNRFLFIECDLNDRRFLDPLTKNGYNMDAQWLDEFHHALRVSVGEPKKGYYEEFNGLNDLAKAYEKAYVFDGNYSSHREKFFGTDSFGLEGYRFIVFCQNHDQIGNRMLGDRAVTIYSAAIARLMAFSVFMSPYIPLLFMGEEWGTEKPFPYFISHGDPELVEQVREGRKKEFDDFFTTSKVPDPQSESVFEEAVLDWEELNSEPYRQRLWYYKSLIALRKTNPLLKDIQRNELTVKCIEDKKILLLRVRKKERAIVVIMNFSDRVQHVNLPEDFKWRLIFDTHETQAELIVDTNEHTIIAYSLSPWCGYVFSSQ; encoded by the coding sequence ATGAGTAAGACCGAAATTAAGCATGTAGGCGTTCGTTTTGAAGGCGAATCATGTCAAATTAGCGTATGGGCACCAAAAGCAAAAATTGTGATTTGCCGATTGCATGACAAAACCTTGGAAATACCCTTAAAACCACAAAAATATGGCTATTGGTATGCAGAGAGTACGTTAATAGCTCCTGGAGATCGGTATAAGATCGATGTGGACGGAAAAGAATTCCCAGACCCGGCTTCACTTTCCCAGCCTGAAGGTGTGCATGGTCCATCAGCAGTAATGGATCTCCGATTTAATTGGACTGATCAGGACTATCAGCCCCCTAAAAATTCGGAATTCGTGATCTACGAGATTCACGTCGGAACATTCACTTCATCGCACGACTTTGACGGTGTCATAAGAAAAATTCCGCACCTGAAGGATTTGGGTATAACTGCGATAGAGATTATGCCTATCGCACAGTTTCCAGGAGGGAGGAACTGGGGATATGATGGGGTTTTCCCATTTGCAGTACAGCACTCCTATGGTGGAGCCTCGGAATTTCAACGGCTAGTGAATGCATTCCATGCAGCTAATATCGCTGTCATTTTGGATGTGGTCTATAACCATATCGGACCCGAAGGAAATTATTTTTCGAATTACGGACCATATTTCACTGACAAATACCATACCCCATGGGGTGATGCTCTTAATTATGATGATCGTTTCTGTCATGGGCAGCGCGATTTTGTAGTCAATAACGTCCGTATGTGGTTTGAAGACTTTCATATTGACGCTCTTCGACTCGATGCGGTGCATGCGATTAAAGATTTCGGAGCGATCCACATCCTTCAGGAAATCCGAAAAGAAACGGACCAAATTATCAGCAAGTCGGGTAAAAATCGCTTTTTATTCATTGAGTGTGACCTCAATGATAGGCGATTCTTAGATCCACTGACAAAAAACGGCTATAATATGGATGCACAGTGGCTAGATGAGTTTCATCATGCCTTAAGAGTTTCGGTGGGCGAGCCAAAAAAGGGTTATTATGAGGAATTTAATGGATTGAATGATCTGGCAAAAGCGTATGAGAAAGCCTATGTTTTCGATGGCAATTACTCTTCCCACCGGGAAAAGTTCTTCGGAACAGACAGTTTTGGTCTTGAAGGGTATCGCTTCATCGTTTTTTGCCAAAATCATGATCAGATCGGTAATAGAATGCTAGGAGACCGCGCTGTGACGATTTATTCTGCAGCAATAGCGCGTCTCATGGCTTTTTCCGTGTTTATGTCTCCCTACATTCCCTTACTATTTATGGGCGAAGAATGGGGGACAGAAAAACCTTTTCCATATTTTATAAGTCATGGCGATCCTGAGCTTGTTGAACAAGTTAGGGAAGGTCGTAAGAAAGAGTTTGATGATTTTTTTACGACTTCCAAAGTCCCAGATCCACAGAGTGAAAGTGTATTCGAAGAGGCGGTATTGGATTGGGAAGAGCTCAATAGCGAACCATATCGACAACGTTTATGGTATTACAAATCCTTAATAGCATTGCGAAAAACGAACCCTTTGCTGAAAGATATACAGCGGAATGAGTTGACGGTCAAATGCATCGAAGATAAAAAAATACTTCTGCTTCGGGTGAGAAAAAAGGAGCGAGCTATCGTCGTAATCATGAACTTCTCCGACCGTGTACAACACGTAAATTTACCCGAAGATTTCAAGTGGCGATTGATATTTGATACTCATGAAACGCAAGCTGAACTTATTGTTGATACGAATGAGCACACAATTATAGCCTATTCCTTATCACCGTGGTGTGGGTATGTTTTTAGTTCTCAATAG
- the treY gene encoding malto-oligosyltrehalose synthase: protein MHTVKKVSINTPHTTYRIQFHKDFNFSDFKSVIPYLRDLGIDTIYASPIFQSTPGSIHGYDGVNFNQINSELGNLEDLKSIKDLLKKYQIKWLQDIVPNHMAFHPTNEWLMNVLEFGQSSKFSGFFDTCYSSGLFEKGKLMVPILADNLDEAISKNEIIIIFLDNSLRLSYKGNHYPISPESYSVILKDYLQATQSNFEGILTQISAIQADGNHEEWKLLRAQIFNNLTKRKLKQILDQFNSNLNDVDKLVNAQHYELCPWWITNERINFRRFFTVNELICLNVQDDNVFNESHKLIKTLVKEGLIDGLRIDHIDGLYNPTAYLYNLRNSVGSTTYIVAEKILEHGEVLPHEWPIQGTTGYDFLSMCNNVFTSKSGKKILDKYYTKLVGKNSSIAEQQYLKKSAILNKHMQGELGNLTKLLSSLLRMNSKVSKRHLKDILKSFLASFPIYRVYDDHFPMSASTYKLFLSIFEKLTNMPELDQTLVNQFKNLFEQAQVNYQPKTQSDLLEFLMRCMQLTGPVMAKGVEDTLMFTYNRFIGHNEVGDHPGNWGVSKKEFHEMMQERQINWPLSMNASSTHDTKRGEDARSRLLVLTAMAQRWIKEVKIWHDVVRSEYPTDLPHPNDEYFIYQSLVASFPMEESDSDSSLAFEKRFLDYLVKYLREGKEHSSWESPNVDYETSVQQFASFLLDKDRPFFTSFYQFLELVADFGVINSLTQQILKFACPGVPDIYQGSELWNHSFVDPDNRRPVDYKRRKKILSAIKNGDKKIIIQDLWKYRSDGKIKLWLVRELVKLRKEHRALASDGSYVPLQVTGRFRNNILAFARRSGEEWIVIVVPLHLAEIGNISEFVPGSFDWSDTKVHLSSNHSVVWKHILTGVQGEGMDIALNTIFSDLPMAIISYTDCPPQRSSGILMHVSSIPSPFGIGDLGAEARRFVKQLYRSGQSWWQVLPLGPTDATQFHSPYSTLSSRAGNPLFIDLRDLIKLGLIQKDEIKHLKSKASPTINFAEVVLAKYQLLEHAYNRLPAHKEFEFSDFIDRESKWLNDYALFKVLKNKNGNKPWYEWPKHYKHRESAALTNFADEFRDELQQEKWFQFLFFKQWNGLRKYARDYGIRLIGDIPFYVAYDSADVWVNPHYFSLGPEGDMKYVAGVPPDYFNAEGQLWGMPTFNWESLQHDGYQWWIDRLAHNCSLFDILRLDHFRAFSSYWEVPIQENSAKNGKWLAGPGEALFEQVKINLENMPFIVEDLGDVDAAVYDLRDRFKFPGMAVLQFAFGEDMSRSPHIPHQYRRNSVAYTGTHDNNTTFSWYNQDLSLSSKINMKNYFGKIVNSEHVNDVLIRSIYASVADKVIVPMQDILNLDGSCRMNRPASTAGNWLWRMQKRAFTSRVQDKLLNYNRLYNR from the coding sequence ATGCACACAGTTAAAAAAGTGTCTATTAATACGCCACATACCACATACAGGATTCAGTTTCATAAAGATTTCAACTTCTCGGACTTTAAAAGCGTAATTCCTTATCTCCGAGATCTGGGTATAGATACAATTTACGCTTCACCTATTTTCCAGTCGACGCCTGGGAGTATTCATGGCTATGATGGTGTAAATTTTAATCAGATAAATAGCGAGTTGGGTAATTTGGAAGATTTGAAATCAATTAAGGATCTATTGAAAAAATACCAAATTAAATGGTTACAAGATATTGTTCCTAACCATATGGCATTTCATCCAACAAATGAATGGCTTATGAATGTTCTGGAATTTGGTCAATCATCGAAATTTAGCGGTTTTTTTGATACCTGTTATAGTTCAGGTTTGTTTGAGAAGGGCAAGTTAATGGTCCCTATATTGGCAGATAATCTGGATGAAGCGATTTCAAAAAACGAAATCATTATCATTTTTTTGGATAATAGCCTTCGTCTATCTTATAAGGGAAACCATTACCCAATTTCTCCTGAATCTTATAGTGTTATCCTCAAAGATTATTTACAGGCTACACAATCTAATTTTGAAGGAATTTTGACACAGATAAGTGCCATTCAAGCTGATGGAAATCATGAAGAATGGAAACTATTGCGTGCTCAAATTTTTAATAACCTGACGAAAAGAAAGTTAAAGCAAATTCTCGATCAATTTAATAGTAATTTGAATGATGTTGATAAGTTGGTCAACGCTCAGCATTATGAACTTTGCCCTTGGTGGATCACAAACGAAAGGATAAATTTTAGACGTTTCTTTACAGTAAATGAACTGATTTGTTTAAATGTTCAGGATGATAATGTGTTCAATGAATCGCATAAGCTAATAAAAACACTCGTTAAAGAGGGGCTGATTGACGGATTAAGGATTGATCATATCGATGGACTTTACAATCCGACCGCCTATTTGTATAATTTGAGAAATTCTGTTGGCTCAACGACATATATAGTTGCTGAGAAAATATTGGAGCATGGAGAAGTGCTTCCCCATGAATGGCCAATACAGGGGACAACAGGATACGACTTCTTATCGATGTGCAATAATGTCTTCACATCCAAATCTGGAAAGAAAATTTTAGATAAATATTATACGAAATTAGTTGGTAAAAATTCATCTATTGCGGAACAACAATATTTAAAAAAGAGTGCAATTCTTAATAAACACATGCAGGGCGAGCTTGGAAACCTCACTAAGCTACTGTCAAGTCTTTTACGTATGAATAGCAAAGTTAGTAAAAGACACCTAAAGGATATCTTAAAATCATTCTTAGCATCTTTTCCTATTTACCGCGTTTACGATGATCACTTTCCGATGTCTGCATCAACCTACAAATTGTTTTTATCAATTTTTGAAAAATTAACGAATATGCCTGAGCTCGACCAGACACTGGTTAATCAGTTCAAGAATCTCTTTGAACAGGCACAGGTGAATTATCAGCCGAAAACCCAAAGTGATCTGTTGGAATTTCTCATGCGTTGTATGCAGTTGACAGGTCCTGTGATGGCGAAGGGGGTGGAAGATACTTTGATGTTTACGTATAACCGATTTATTGGCCATAATGAAGTGGGCGATCATCCAGGGAATTGGGGTGTGAGTAAAAAGGAATTTCATGAAATGATGCAGGAGCGCCAGATAAACTGGCCGCTGTCTATGAATGCAAGTTCGACTCACGATACCAAACGCGGTGAAGATGCGCGTAGTCGTCTATTAGTACTAACCGCCATGGCGCAAAGGTGGATTAAAGAAGTGAAAATCTGGCACGATGTGGTGCGTAGCGAATATCCAACAGATCTTCCGCATCCAAATGATGAATACTTTATATATCAGTCTCTGGTCGCTTCTTTTCCCATGGAAGAAAGTGATTCTGACTCATCCTTAGCATTTGAAAAGCGCTTTTTAGACTACTTGGTTAAATATCTCCGAGAGGGGAAAGAACACTCTAGCTGGGAGAGTCCGAATGTGGACTATGAAACTTCTGTTCAGCAGTTCGCCTCTTTCCTGCTCGATAAAGACCGTCCATTTTTTACCAGTTTTTATCAGTTCCTAGAACTGGTGGCCGATTTTGGTGTCATAAATTCGCTTACTCAGCAAATTTTAAAGTTTGCTTGTCCTGGCGTACCTGACATCTATCAGGGTTCAGAGCTTTGGAACCATAGTTTTGTCGATCCGGACAATCGAAGACCCGTAGATTATAAGCGTAGGAAGAAGATTTTGTCTGCTATTAAAAATGGGGATAAAAAAATAATTATCCAAGATCTATGGAAATATAGGTCTGATGGGAAAATCAAATTATGGTTAGTAAGAGAATTGGTGAAACTGCGAAAGGAACACCGTGCGCTAGCATCTGATGGCAGTTACGTGCCCCTTCAGGTAACTGGTCGCTTTCGTAATAATATTTTAGCATTCGCGCGGCGATCGGGTGAAGAATGGATAGTTATAGTTGTTCCTTTACATCTTGCAGAAATCGGCAATATCTCCGAATTTGTTCCTGGTTCGTTTGATTGGTCTGATACGAAAGTTCATCTTTCATCAAACCATTCCGTGGTCTGGAAGCATATCCTTACGGGAGTACAAGGCGAAGGAATGGACATTGCGCTTAATACGATATTTTCGGATCTTCCAATGGCCATCATAAGTTATACGGATTGTCCACCTCAGCGGAGCTCCGGCATTTTGATGCATGTTAGTTCAATTCCATCCCCTTTCGGGATAGGTGATCTGGGCGCTGAAGCTAGGCGATTTGTGAAGCAACTTTACCGAAGCGGGCAAAGCTGGTGGCAAGTTCTTCCATTGGGCCCTACGGATGCTACACAATTCCATTCCCCTTATAGCACGCTGAGTAGCAGGGCTGGAAATCCATTATTCATAGATCTACGGGACTTGATAAAATTAGGTCTGATCCAAAAGGATGAAATAAAGCACTTAAAAAGTAAGGCATCGCCAACGATAAATTTTGCTGAAGTAGTGTTGGCAAAATACCAACTATTGGAACATGCCTATAATCGTTTGCCTGCTCATAAAGAATTTGAATTTTCCGATTTTATAGATCGCGAATCGAAATGGTTAAATGACTATGCCCTTTTTAAGGTGTTAAAAAATAAAAATGGAAATAAACCGTGGTATGAATGGCCAAAGCATTACAAGCATCGCGAAAGTGCTGCGCTGACCAATTTTGCAGATGAATTTAGAGATGAATTACAACAAGAAAAGTGGTTCCAATTTCTATTTTTCAAACAGTGGAATGGCTTAAGAAAATATGCCCGGGATTATGGCATCAGACTTATTGGTGATATTCCATTTTACGTAGCCTACGATTCAGCAGATGTGTGGGTGAATCCACACTATTTTTCTTTAGGGCCAGAGGGAGATATGAAATATGTTGCAGGAGTACCTCCCGACTATTTTAATGCCGAAGGCCAATTATGGGGAATGCCAACTTTTAATTGGGAATCTCTTCAACATGATGGATACCAATGGTGGATCGATCGGCTAGCACACAACTGTTCGTTGTTCGATATTTTGCGATTGGATCATTTTAGAGCATTTTCATCTTATTGGGAGGTTCCTATTCAAGAGAACTCCGCAAAGAATGGAAAATGGTTGGCAGGGCCTGGTGAGGCTTTGTTTGAGCAAGTTAAGATCAATCTGGAAAATATGCCCTTTATCGTGGAGGATCTCGGTGACGTCGATGCCGCTGTATATGATCTTCGAGATCGATTTAAATTTCCCGGTATGGCGGTATTGCAATTTGCCTTTGGCGAGGATATGTCCCGATCACCTCACATTCCACATCAGTATCGCAGAAATTCAGTTGCCTACACCGGTACACATGATAATAATACTACATTTTCCTGGTACAATCAGGACCTAAGTCTATCGAGCAAAATAAATATGAAAAACTATTTTGGGAAAATAGTGAATAGTGAGCATGTAAATGATGTCCTTATTCGCTCAATTTATGCCTCTGTTGCGGATAAGGTTATAGTGCCGATGCAGGACATTTTAAATCTTGATGGATCATGTCGTATGAATAGGCCAGCCAGTACTGCTGGTAACTGGCTGTGGCGTATGCAGAAAAGAGCATTTACATCAAGAGTTCAAGACAAACTACTTAATTACAATAGATTATATAATCGTTAA
- a CDS encoding response regulator codes for MENKTVFICDDDSTIVDMLQMLLEMSGYDTIIETNSLNALEVIRESRPDVILLDLWMPMLSGDELIKKIREHEELKEMFVICISASKDGKDVAFQAGANRFIAKPFDINDLLEAVESSSNGDR; via the coding sequence ATGGAAAACAAAACGGTTTTCATTTGTGATGATGATAGTACAATAGTTGACATGTTACAAATGCTATTGGAAATGTCGGGTTACGACACAATTATTGAAACAAATAGTCTTAATGCCTTAGAGGTGATCAGGGAAAGTAGACCCGATGTCATTTTATTAGACCTATGGATGCCGATGCTCTCGGGAGATGAATTGATAAAAAAAATTAGAGAGCATGAAGAACTCAAAGAAATGTTTGTTATATGCATATCAGCCAGTAAGGATGGAAAAGATGTGGCATTTCAAGCAGGAGCTAACCGTTTTATAGCGAAGCCCTTTGATATCAATGACCTCCTAGAAGCAGTTGAAAGTTCATCAAATGGCGATAGATGA
- a CDS encoding RNA polymerase sigma factor has protein sequence MQHIEINSFFREKRGLLKNFASQFTSDPEIKNDLIQDTMVNALKSIEKLMHNPKVGSWLYVIMRNIYINHYRKTKRTENYHHEYASLAMNESTSTNASTTKFILDDIQKALGQLSHENYEIFNMFLEGFKYYEIAEYMNMPEGTIKTRIHFIRKTMKKQLSVYH, from the coding sequence ATGCAACATATCGAAATAAATTCATTTTTTAGAGAAAAGAGAGGTTTGCTCAAAAATTTCGCTTCACAATTCACCTCAGATCCTGAGATTAAGAATGATCTCATACAGGACACCATGGTTAATGCATTGAAATCAATTGAAAAGCTGATGCATAATCCAAAAGTAGGTTCTTGGTTATACGTTATCATGCGAAACATCTATATTAACCATTATAGAAAAACGAAACGAACTGAAAACTATCATCACGAGTATGCGTCCCTTGCAATGAATGAATCTACTTCGACAAATGCAAGTACAACTAAGTTTATTTTAGATGATATTCAAAAAGCGTTGGGTCAACTTTCTCATGAAAATTATGAGATTTTCAATATGTTTTTGGAAGGATTTAAATACTATGAAATCGCGGAATATATGAATATGCCTGAAGGAACGATCAAAACACGTATTCATTTTATTCGCAAAACGATGAAAAAGCAACTTTCGGTATATCATTAA